One window of the Pedobacter ginsengisoli genome contains the following:
- a CDS encoding AAA family ATPase, with protein MKLKTLEINKFRGASQPLKLEFNPSKSITMIFGENGNGKSSIADAMIALCTDNLGSIRDKSSTDKGFIKSLGCAINEVSLKLSTDKGIFTAKLNPSGATFIKSPETGAPSVRHLRRSHIIHLIDSEPGKRYEVLKDYIDVAEIMKCEEELRKAKKTTAEAFQKLKATIIAATSVLENTWKAEGSPMTTWEAWAKSESDKDISKLIERQNKILQLLKDWNTVVSKREEVKKTLVKYNADLAKEKAAAAKIDELNKANPLADFSILQVLTEADAYISGKEQLNLCPVCDQGIVKEKLLVALGDKIAKMKEFQTAQKSLADLKKAREQTEATLKTQIESFIEDLDLFIPSIKALLEPGDELLSVLSDIEALLTNNEKYKSLNTKGSEINLKMLDLKSESDKIEKSKNQHNLIKQQFNALVSSRKESGRADKLATAAESALNIVEKCRKDFIDGELASISSDVETLYQKMHPGESLGGIKLFLKANVKNSIELNADFHTEESITPQSVYSESHLDTLGICIFLALAKKYNDENTILILDDVVMSVDETHLDRFITLLHEQVSFFSHILITTHYRPWKDRYRFSRAPSHDVHFVELRNWNINTGIRMQNGKIDLEELRKALDDHDFDRQRISNLAGTVLENVLDFISIKYHCKVPRKPRNEYVLRELLDCISGKLQKVLKVQRFEKNALGAYDYSVVSREQELKPLLDGMKKLAAIRNQVGAHFNFDGSMVSDTDVQEFGTLVYEFTENLVCPEKGNFPEKDKSGSYFETSSGSIRLFPLSEPAV; from the coding sequence ATGAAACTGAAAACGCTTGAAATTAACAAATTCCGGGGAGCCTCGCAGCCTTTAAAACTGGAGTTCAATCCATCCAAGAGCATCACCATGATCTTTGGTGAAAACGGGAATGGTAAATCAAGCATCGCAGATGCGATGATCGCACTCTGCACTGACAATCTGGGTTCCATCAGAGATAAATCCTCTACCGACAAGGGCTTCATTAAGTCTTTAGGCTGCGCGATAAATGAGGTGTCTTTAAAGCTCAGTACAGATAAAGGAATTTTCACAGCTAAATTAAATCCATCAGGAGCAACATTCATAAAGAGTCCTGAAACCGGCGCGCCAAGTGTGCGGCATCTCAGAAGAAGTCATATTATTCACCTCATTGATTCCGAACCAGGAAAAAGATATGAGGTGCTTAAAGATTATATCGATGTAGCCGAAATCATGAAATGCGAAGAAGAACTACGTAAAGCTAAAAAAACTACAGCCGAAGCATTTCAAAAACTAAAGGCAACAATAATTGCAGCCACATCGGTCCTTGAGAATACCTGGAAGGCGGAAGGCAGCCCGATGACAACCTGGGAAGCGTGGGCGAAAAGTGAATCAGACAAAGATATTTCAAAGCTTATTGAGCGTCAGAATAAAATCCTTCAGCTTTTAAAGGACTGGAATACTGTAGTATCAAAGCGGGAAGAAGTAAAGAAAACACTGGTTAAATACAATGCAGATCTGGCAAAAGAGAAGGCTGCGGCCGCTAAAATTGACGAACTTAATAAAGCGAACCCATTAGCAGATTTTAGCATTTTACAGGTATTAACGGAAGCTGACGCATACATTTCGGGGAAAGAGCAATTAAACCTGTGCCCGGTGTGTGATCAGGGAATCGTGAAAGAAAAGCTCCTGGTAGCTCTTGGTGATAAGATTGCAAAAATGAAAGAATTTCAGACTGCTCAAAAATCACTTGCGGACTTAAAAAAGGCCAGGGAGCAAACTGAAGCAACGCTGAAAACACAGATAGAATCATTTATTGAGGATCTTGATCTGTTTATTCCGTCCATTAAAGCCTTATTAGAGCCTGGGGATGAACTTTTATCTGTCTTGTCTGATATAGAAGCGCTGTTGACGAACAATGAAAAATACAAGTCATTAAATACTAAAGGTTCTGAAATCAATCTCAAGATGCTCGACCTTAAAAGTGAGAGCGATAAAATTGAAAAATCCAAGAACCAGCATAACCTCATCAAACAGCAGTTTAATGCGCTGGTAAGCAGCAGAAAAGAAAGCGGACGAGCTGATAAACTGGCCACGGCCGCTGAAAGTGCACTGAATATTGTAGAGAAATGCAGAAAGGATTTTATTGACGGGGAACTGGCGTCTATTTCTTCTGATGTGGAAACTTTATATCAGAAAATGCATCCCGGGGAAAGCTTAGGAGGTATCAAACTTTTCCTGAAGGCCAATGTAAAAAACTCGATAGAGCTGAATGCTGACTTCCATACAGAGGAATCCATTACCCCTCAGTCCGTTTACAGTGAATCTCATCTGGACACGTTGGGAATCTGTATTTTTCTGGCGCTCGCCAAGAAGTATAATGACGAAAACACAATCCTGATTCTTGATGATGTAGTCATGTCAGTTGATGAAACACATCTGGACAGGTTTATTACCTTACTGCACGAACAGGTCAGCTTTTTTTCACACATCCTGATTACTACCCACTATCGTCCCTGGAAAGACAGATACAGATTTAGCAGGGCACCATCACACGATGTCCATTTTGTAGAACTCAGGAACTGGAATATCAATACCGGGATCAGGATGCAAAATGGAAAGATCGATTTGGAGGAGCTCAGGAAAGCACTTGATGATCATGATTTTGACAGGCAGAGGATCTCGAACCTCGCCGGCACTGTGCTGGAAAACGTACTTGATTTTATTTCCATAAAATATCACTGCAAGGTTCCCAGAAAACCCAGAAATGAGTATGTGCTCAGGGAACTGCTGGATTGCATTTCCGGCAAACTCCAGAAGGTTCTTAAAGTACAGCGGTTTGAAAAAAACGCATTGGGAGCTTATGATTATTCCGTAGTGAGCCGTGAACAGGAACTTAAGCCCTTACTTGACGGCATGAAGAAGCTTGCCGCCATTAGAAATCAGGTTGGTGCGCATTTTAATTTTGACGGTTCTATGGTTTCTGATACTGATGTCCAGGAATTCGGTACGTTGGTTTATGAATTCACAGAAAACCTGGTATGCCCAGAAAAGGGAAATTTCCCGGAAAAGGATAAGTCAGGGTCCTATTTTGAAACAAGCTCAGGTTCTATTCGCCTCTTTCCTTTGTCTGAACCTGCTGTTTAA
- a CDS encoding glycoside hydrolase family 55 protein — translation MIYLNRKSSIIQKIALNLERLAITAMMCLFLTNNSHAQIAADKKVGTSIKTIYPTKDWVVSDFVVTNPKFGAKAKPGFDNRAAFQAAINAAYQNGGGVVYIPAGNYEFRSTQTAAKKVRVRKGTEEIMKDFDYQYVLNIPPSVQIRGDWADPELSKGKVLGTILEVRVGKNAPNYNGTVESWWNDSQAGGALRTTYTSIADRFIDVNSGTGVTNLSIWYPEQDINDIKPYPWTLFQPNGDCATIENVTLVNSYNGFYSAPSELHYVLNSYMTALSTGIEIHVCTDIGRIENVKIDPKYWANSGLPGSPSLARATAYTKANGTGFNMHRSDWEYVSNLYVTDYKTGMWVGREPGFSDAPNAQFYEIHIKNCETGIYVQAVNPYGLLISNSTFGAEKDGKAVYFDKDFKTSVQFNGVDFTGPVVSDGSDGAISFESCTFSNYSQYALKINNGNVLLTQSEFKKTTGHVFLGADVNALKSVNSGYNGRLEIKNESKSAKVEINNGKEYSFDPIPKNIITNIKVHPKPASNNVLKADLPRATGFNNEQPTEDVSAQLQKALNEVKAAGGGTLYLPGGRYLVNNPIKIPSGVELRGTWDVQHHTQNGGVGIFTNYDGGAAGEKGASLIQLAEGAGIRGLTIAQLNIATDGYSTNNPRKTPFLIQGQGPDVYIVNVTIGAGDKGIDLASYNTSGHYVDYFAGVLARAGIWVGGGAQGGFIRNMQLNPHYGSRLPQSGQGYPRVALTRFVQSNCSALKFADIKNQTIFNNFVYGSFYGMHFLKDAITGKDPGKMTVIGHGSDGCSFSLFVEDADQNTKIIAINSELVVTKTAEPVRSYVLMGGEANTSKVHPDAQLILYNSAFWGSPTIGAIINSGTMRFQQANFTRSGAPSIDNRGGKAYVYSSYFAQRMPGQATGDDVYVKLHETGVSTELTNNYYASPVKENNAKPGKIFGSDIAPDKK, via the coding sequence ATGATATATCTTAATCGCAAAAGCTCCATTATCCAAAAAATAGCTTTAAACCTGGAAAGATTGGCCATAACTGCCATGATGTGCCTGTTTTTGACAAATAACAGTCATGCGCAAATAGCCGCTGACAAAAAGGTAGGCACAAGCATAAAAACCATTTATCCAACAAAAGATTGGGTTGTATCGGATTTTGTAGTAACTAACCCCAAATTTGGGGCAAAGGCCAAGCCAGGGTTTGACAACAGAGCCGCTTTCCAGGCCGCTATTAATGCCGCTTATCAGAACGGTGGTGGCGTAGTGTACATACCGGCGGGCAATTACGAGTTCCGCAGTACACAAACCGCTGCCAAAAAGGTGAGAGTACGTAAGGGCACTGAGGAAATCATGAAAGACTTTGATTACCAGTATGTGCTGAATATACCCCCGAGTGTGCAGATCCGGGGCGACTGGGCGGATCCGGAATTAAGCAAAGGTAAAGTTCTGGGAACCATTCTTGAAGTCCGCGTTGGTAAAAATGCACCCAATTATAACGGAACTGTTGAAAGCTGGTGGAACGACTCTCAGGCCGGCGGCGCACTCCGCACGACCTATACCAGTATAGCCGACAGATTTATAGACGTGAACTCGGGAACCGGTGTGACGAACCTGTCAATCTGGTATCCTGAACAGGATATCAATGATATTAAACCATACCCGTGGACATTGTTTCAGCCAAACGGAGACTGCGCAACGATTGAGAACGTTACGCTTGTAAACTCCTACAACGGTTTTTATTCTGCTCCCAGCGAACTGCATTATGTTTTAAACAGCTATATGACCGCACTCAGTACAGGGATCGAGATCCATGTCTGCACCGATATCGGGCGTATCGAGAATGTCAAAATAGATCCGAAGTACTGGGCGAATTCAGGGCTTCCAGGGTCACCCTCGCTTGCCAGGGCCACCGCTTACACAAAGGCGAACGGAACCGGGTTCAATATGCACCGCTCAGATTGGGAATACGTGTCTAATCTTTATGTGACCGATTATAAGACAGGTATGTGGGTTGGAAGGGAACCGGGTTTCTCCGATGCGCCGAATGCACAGTTTTACGAAATTCACATCAAGAATTGCGAAACCGGCATATATGTTCAGGCCGTCAATCCATACGGCTTGCTGATTTCCAACTCTACTTTTGGCGCTGAAAAAGATGGCAAGGCCGTGTATTTCGATAAGGATTTCAAAACTTCCGTCCAGTTCAACGGGGTGGATTTCACTGGCCCTGTTGTCAGCGATGGCAGCGACGGGGCGATATCCTTTGAAAGCTGCACGTTTAGCAACTACAGCCAGTACGCACTTAAAATTAATAATGGTAATGTACTGCTCACCCAGAGCGAGTTTAAAAAAACTACCGGTCATGTGTTTCTGGGTGCAGATGTGAATGCCCTAAAATCGGTGAATTCCGGCTATAACGGTAGATTGGAAATCAAAAATGAAAGTAAATCCGCCAAAGTTGAGATCAATAATGGCAAGGAATATTCGTTTGATCCGATTCCTAAAAATATAATAACGAACATTAAAGTACACCCGAAACCGGCATCAAACAATGTCTTGAAAGCAGATCTGCCAAGGGCAACGGGCTTTAACAATGAACAGCCGACAGAAGATGTATCTGCCCAATTACAAAAAGCATTGAACGAAGTTAAGGCTGCCGGTGGTGGAACACTGTATCTTCCGGGCGGAAGGTATTTGGTAAACAATCCCATTAAGATTCCTTCAGGCGTTGAATTGCGGGGAACATGGGACGTACAGCACCATACGCAAAATGGTGGTGTTGGTATATTTACAAATTATGACGGTGGTGCAGCAGGAGAAAAGGGTGCTTCATTGATACAGCTGGCAGAAGGTGCAGGTATAAGAGGATTAACCATCGCACAACTTAATATAGCTACGGATGGTTATAGCACTAATAATCCCAGAAAGACACCGTTCCTGATCCAGGGGCAAGGTCCGGACGTGTATATCGTGAATGTGACTATAGGGGCCGGAGATAAAGGAATTGACCTGGCTTCCTACAACACCAGCGGACACTATGTCGATTATTTTGCCGGAGTACTGGCAAGGGCGGGCATTTGGGTTGGCGGCGGTGCCCAGGGCGGATTTATCCGGAATATGCAGCTCAATCCCCATTACGGATCGCGGCTTCCCCAGTCAGGGCAAGGATACCCAAGAGTAGCTTTGACCCGTTTTGTACAGTCAAACTGCAGCGCGCTTAAATTCGCCGATATTAAAAACCAGACGATTTTCAACAATTTCGTTTACGGATCATTCTACGGTATGCATTTCCTGAAAGATGCCATAACGGGTAAGGACCCTGGAAAGATGACGGTGATAGGTCACGGTTCTGATGGATGTTCCTTTTCTTTATTTGTAGAAGATGCTGACCAGAACACCAAAATAATTGCGATCAACTCTGAGTTGGTCGTTACAAAAACAGCAGAGCCTGTCAGGTCATATGTGCTTATGGGAGGGGAAGCCAATACCAGTAAAGTTCACCCGGATGCTCAATTGATCTTATACAATAGTGCTTTTTGGGGTAGTCCTACCATAGGGGCTATCATAAATAGCGGCACCATGCGTTTTCAACAGGCAAACTTCACGCGCTCTGGTGCTCCCAGCATAGATAACAGGGGCGGAAAGGCTTATGTGTACTCTTCTTACTTCGCACAAAGAATGCCAGGGCAGGCTACCGGTGATGATGTATATGTGAAGCTACATGAGACTGGCGTCTCAACAGAGCTAACCAATAACTATTATGCTTCTCCGGTTAAAGAAAATAATGCCAAACCCGGCAAGATATTCGGATCTGACATTGCTCCTGATAAGAAGTAA
- a CDS encoding helix-turn-helix domain-containing protein, with protein MGKSVLKIQRAEADEIKKILNRNEAYTVGARLNIVYLVALGHSSRKLSELHNISFKQITNWVHRFENEGIEGLKDKKGRGRHSALSNEQLERIKTVVLKQIPSDYGLESNRWTGPTLVKWIKQEYGLAYQKAQVYNLLEKVGVTFKKKQGLTNNV; from the coding sequence GTGGGAAAATCAGTATTGAAGATTCAGCGTGCAGAAGCTGATGAAATAAAGAAAATCTTAAACAGGAATGAAGCTTACACAGTTGGAGCAAGGCTTAATATTGTTTACCTGGTTGCATTGGGACATTCCAGCAGAAAGCTGTCTGAACTTCATAATATAAGTTTTAAACAGATAACCAACTGGGTGCATCGTTTTGAGAATGAAGGCATAGAAGGACTAAAGGACAAGAAAGGAAGAGGACGGCATAGCGCATTGTCGAATGAACAGCTTGAAAGAATAAAAACAGTTGTTCTAAAACAGATCCCCTCAGACTATGGGCTTGAATCAAACAGGTGGACTGGACCAACCTTGGTCAAATGGATTAAACAGGAATACGGTTTAGCGTATCAGAAAGCACAGGTATACAACTTGCTAGAAAAAGTTGGCGTAACCTTTAAAAAGAAGCAGGGGTTAACAAATAACGTGTAG
- a CDS encoding Crp/Fnr family transcriptional regulator, which yields MSLSGIFPIDKWSFNTQSILTTLTEDQYHYLITRQGAQKYQKGEIIFKEGMVPSGIYFIHQGKVKKYKKGSAAKEQIIYVANKGELIGYHAILSEERYPDSAATLEESTLTFIPKEDFLRVLQDSPAFARKLLTSLSHEYSVLANSISVVSQSTSAERLAIALILIREKSKAETLPGEEPVINISRNDLAGMAGIAKENVIRLLKEFKSEQIIRTEGRKIWVQDIIKLVNRSNYK from the coding sequence ATTTTTCCGATTGACAAATGGAGTTTTAATACCCAATCCATTTTAACTACACTCACAGAGGACCAATACCATTACCTGATCACCAGGCAAGGCGCCCAGAAATACCAGAAAGGAGAAATTATCTTCAAAGAAGGCATGGTTCCTTCAGGTATCTATTTCATTCACCAGGGCAAGGTAAAAAAATACAAGAAAGGGTCGGCAGCAAAAGAACAGATCATCTATGTGGCCAACAAAGGTGAACTCATTGGTTACCATGCGATCCTGTCCGAGGAACGTTATCCTGATTCGGCGGCAACGCTGGAAGAAAGCACACTCACCTTTATCCCTAAAGAGGACTTTCTCCGGGTACTTCAGGATTCCCCGGCATTTGCCCGAAAACTGCTCACCTCGCTTAGCCATGAATACAGTGTCCTGGCCAATAGCATTTCAGTTGTCTCCCAGAGCACTTCAGCAGAACGGCTGGCTATCGCACTCATCCTGATCCGTGAAAAATCCAAGGCTGAAACCTTGCCAGGTGAAGAGCCGGTGATCAACATCTCCAGGAACGATCTTGCAGGCATGGCAGGTATTGCCAAAGAAAATGTCATCCGCCTGCTCAAAGAATTTAAATCTGAGCAGATCATCAGGACAGAAGGCCGAAAAATATGGGTTCAGGACATCATCAAACTCGTTAACCGCTCTAATTACAAATAG